The Corvus moneduloides isolate bCorMon1 chromosome 18, bCorMon1.pri, whole genome shotgun sequence genome window below encodes:
- the POP5 gene encoding ribonuclease P/MRP protein subunit POP5, whose product MVRFKNRYVLCEVVSEDPRCRQCIEDRTLGLAVRDAIARLHGDYGLACCSISFTVKYLNAYTGTVLLRCRKDSYGLLCSALPFVRYLESRAQRYPCFLNTLHVGGTIRTCQKFLIQYNRTQLLRLLQNCTTEEERQCIQKSLLSCFLTEEQSQSGDEDDGTETD is encoded by the exons atggtTCGGTTCAAGAACAG GTACGTGCTGTGCGAGGTGGTCTCGGAGGACCCGCGGTGCCGGCAGTGCATCGAGGACCGCACGCTGGGCCTCGCCGTCAGAGACGCCATCGCGCGGCTGCACGGGGACTACGGCTTGGCGTGCTGCTCCATCTCCTTCACCG TGAAGTACCTGAACGCCTACACGGGGACGGTGCTGCTGCGGTGCCGCAAGGACTCGTACGGGCTGCTGTGCTCCGCGCTGCCCTTCGTTCGATACCTGGAGAGCCGCGCCCAGCGCTACCCCTGCTTCCTCAACACCCTGCACGTCGGAG GTACCATAAGAACATGTCAGAAATTTCTGATTCAGTATAACAGAACACAGCTGCTGAGGTTGTTGCAAAACTGTACAACTGAAG AGGAAAGACAATGTATACAGAAGTCCTTGTTGAGCTGTTTCCTTACAGAAGAGCAGTCTCAAAGTGGAGATGAGGATGATGGCACAGAGACAGACTGA